One region of Roseovarius faecimaris genomic DNA includes:
- a CDS encoding sulfotransferase family protein, protein MHKIVALWAVPRSTSTAFEWMMRQRGDLDCLHEPFGEAWYQGEEPLWQRFQPGDKTTPGLTLESVWQDIQARAAHGPVFLKDFPHYINHMWTPEFLSHFTHAFLIRDPAKTITSMHDKWPDFHEGEVGFPEQRALFDLLWALNGSPPPVIDSDDLLENPEAMTAAFCNAVGIPFIPEALSWAPGGDPSAHSWWDGGSFHGNLAKSTGLTRQERRYVELAECAPRVQQVYRRMQPHYQRLHAHRLTA, encoded by the coding sequence ATGCATAAAATCGTTGCCCTCTGGGCCGTGCCGCGCTCCACCTCCACCGCGTTTGAATGGATGATGCGCCAGCGCGGCGATCTCGACTGCCTGCACGAACCCTTCGGTGAGGCCTGGTATCAGGGCGAAGAGCCGCTCTGGCAACGCTTCCAGCCCGGCGACAAGACCACACCGGGGCTGACCTTGGAAAGTGTCTGGCAGGACATTCAGGCGCGCGCCGCGCATGGCCCGGTTTTCCTCAAGGATTTTCCGCATTACATCAATCACATGTGGACGCCTGAGTTCCTGTCGCATTTCACTCATGCCTTTCTCATCCGTGACCCGGCCAAGACGATCACCTCCATGCATGACAAATGGCCCGACTTTCACGAGGGCGAAGTAGGCTTCCCCGAACAGCGCGCCCTGTTTGACCTCTTGTGGGCTTTGAACGGCAGCCCGCCACCGGTGATCGACAGCGATGATCTTCTGGAGAACCCCGAGGCGATGACCGCTGCCTTCTGCAACGCGGTGGGTATCCCCTTTATCCCCGAGGCGCTGAGCTGGGCGCCGGGCGGCGACCCTTCGGCGCATAGCTGGTGGGATGGCGGGTCGTTTCATGGCAACCTTGCCAAATCCACGGGCCTGACCCGGCAGGAGCGCCGTTATGTGGAGCTTGCGGAGTGTGCGCCGCGCGTGCAACAGGTGTATCGCCGGATGCAGCCGCATTATCAGCGGCTTCATGCGCACCGGCTGACAGCCTGA